The following is a genomic window from Lysinibacillus sp. JNUCC-52.
AGCTTTATCTCATTTCTTATTCCGTAAAAAAATATATGGTGAGAAAAAAGAAAGTCAACATCAAGAAGTTGGTAAATTAGCTACATGGTACAGAGGTGTATTAGAAAAAGCGTTAAATCATAAAATCATTACGTCTACGATTGCGATTTTAATGCTTGTTGGTTCACTTGCCCTCACACCATTAATCGGTTTCAGTTTCATGGGATCTCAAGAGGAAAAGGTGATGTACTTAACATATACACCTGGTACTGGTGAGTTAAACGATGAAACAGAAGCAAATGTGGCAAAAGTAGAGCAAGAATTAATGAAACGTAAAGATATTGATATTTTACAAGTTTCTATTACAGATGCTACAAATGCAGACCCTGCAACAATGATGATGGGTGGCGGAGCTGGCGGTGCATTAATGTACCTAATCTTTGATCCAGAGATGGAGGACTTCCCTGCAGCACGTGAAGAAGTAGAAGATTACGTCTTTAACATTGACCAATCAGGTGAATGGAAAAGCCAAAACTTCTCATCAATGTCTATGTCTTCAAACGAAGTTAGCTACACATTATACAGCGAAAACTTAGATAACCTACGTAGTGCTGTAAAAGACGTTGAAGAAACGTTAAAAGATGTTGATGGTTTAGAGGATGTTAAATCCGATAATGAAGACCCTTATGTAGAGCATGTCTTAAAAGTAGAGCAAGAAAATGTCTTACAATATGGTTTAACGACTGCTCAAATCGTCATGGCTTTAAATTCTACAACATCACAAGAAGTGTTAACAACAGTTGAACGTGATGGTAAAGACATTAATGTTATTGTAAAACGCGATGCAAAGGCAGCAGCCTTATCAATCGATGATGTTCTAAAAACTGAAATTAAAACAGCTTTAGGCACAACGATGTCTATTGGTGAATTAGTGGATGTTGAAGAAGGTACAACACTTAATTCATTATCACGCTCAAAAGGTGAATACTTTGCAACTGTATCTGCCACAATTATCGGCGATGATATTTCAAAAGCAACAACTGCAGCAGATAAGAAAATTGATAAGTTAGACTTACCTAAAGGTGTGACAACAGGCGTATCAGGTGTAGCTGCAGATATGCAGGAAACATTCACACAACTTGGCGTAGCTATGTTAGCCGCAATTGCCATCGTTTACTTCATTCTTGTCGTAACGTTTGGTGAAGGCTTAGCACCATTTGCAATCCTCTTCTCATTACCGTTTGCGGTAATTGGTGCATTTGTTGGCTTATACGTAACAAATCAAACAATTTCTGTTTCAGTTATGATGGGTCTATTAATGTTAATAGGTATCGTTGTCACAAATGCCATCGTACTTGTTGACCGCATTATCCATATGGAGCGCGACGGTCTCGGTATGCGCGAAGCAATTTTAGAAGCAGGTGCAACGCGTTTACGTCCAATTTTAATGACTGCTATTGCAACAATCGGTGCAATGATTCCAATGGCACTAGGCAGTGGCGGTAGCGGATTAATTTCCAAAGACCTTGCCATTACAGTAATCGGCGGTTTATTATCTTCTACATTATTAACATTAGTAGTCGTACCAATTGTGTATGAAATGCTATCAAAAATGTTAAAGAAAAACCGTAAAGATATTGAAGAAAATTAATTAATCTTAGCAATGCAAAAGAGGGCATTCCAGAAATGGAGTGCCCTCTTTTTACGTTGTGATAACTAAAAGTATTCTTAATATTTAATAATTGTTCTACCCAAATGTTGGCCATTCTTAATTGCTTCAATTGTATGGGGTAATTTTTCAAGTGAAATTTCATTGATGAGAGTTGTTTGAGAAATATTCCATTCATTCGCTATTTTCTCCCAAATATAATCACGATCTTCAATTGGTACATTTACAGAATCAATTCCCAAAAGGTTAATTCCTCTAAGTATAAATGGCAACACGGTTGATGCTAGTTTTATACCACCTGCATTCCCACACATACTCATACTTCCACCGTAGGAAATTTGAGAAATTAATACAGAAGCAATATCCCCACCAACAGTATCTAGGACAAAATCAAAATTTTGTTTATTTAATGGCTTATTTTGTTCTCCTAATTCATTTACGAAAATAACATTGGTAGCTCCTAAAGATTTTGCTACCTCTTTCTGATGTTCTTTTCGAACTAAAGCAGTAATATTTTTGTAGCCGATTTTAGCTAAAATCTGTAAAGCTATACTACCTACTCCACCAGTTGAACCAGTGACTAGAATCCTAGGGTTTTTATTTAAATCCATACCTTTCTCCTCTAATGCTATGATTGAAAGAGCAGCAGTAAACCCAGCTGTTCCAAAAATCATAGCATCCTTTAACGAGAGATTGACTGGTAATGGAACAATCCAATCTCCAGAAACTCTTGCATATTCTGCAAACCCGCCTGTATGGCTCATACCCATCGTAAAGCCTGTAACAATCACTTTCTGTCCCTCTGTGTAACGATTATCTGTCGTATGAACAATGGTTCCACTTAAATCAATGCCTGGGATCATCGGATAATTCCGAATAACTCCTCCATTTTTTTGAACAGCCAACATGTCTTTATAATTTATTGAAGAATACGCTACCTTAACTAAAACCTCACCATCAGAGAGACTGTCGAGATTAACATCTTCCAAACCATAAATTACTTGATCATGATTTTCTTTTACAACAATTGCTTTGAATGTATCCATTGATATTTCCCTCCTTTTGATACAAAACATTTTTGCACCAAAAATGTTTCTTATCAAAAACTAACATGATATTATAGGTAATGTCAATACGGAGGAGATGCTATGGAATTAAAAGATTGCATGAACTTTTTACTAAGTGCTAGTCAGAATAAAGTTTTTAAATATTTCAGTAAGCTTTTAGAAGAGTATGGTGTAACACCTGCTCAATACGGTGTGTTGAATTGTTTGTGGAGAGAAGGGCAATTATCTCCTAAACAAATCGGAGAAATGGTTTTTTTAGAAGCCCCTACTGTCTCAGGAATATTAGATAAAATGCAAAAAGCTGAATTAATAGAGCGTTCGGTAGATCCAAAAAATCGTAGAAATGTTTTAGTAATGGCTACTCAAAAATCTAAAGAAATTAGAGATGAAGTTGAAGCTGCAACCATTAAGTTAAATAATAAGGTACTTCAAAACTTGACAGACAGTGATAAAGAAGTGTTAAAAAAAGCATTAGAAGTAATAATAAAGTCTGAGTTTTGATTATACAACCTATGTTCTTTTAACAAATAGATGGAACAGTACTTGAACGTAGATTAAAGGTTGTAACTTTCTCTAACTATTTATGTTCGTAGTATAAAATTAAAGTAACCCCCATCATAATTTGTTGATGGGGGTATTGAGTATTTGCATTGGAAATTTTTCTTTATAAACAATCATTTAATGTGAAATACCAATCATTATTTTAAAATTTACAGCTGGAGCCGCCTTCTACGGGCATGGCTTAAATGTCTCCACCATTTTCAACTTGCGTTGCCTTTTACTTACCGATTTAGCCCCTAACCATCTTAAGTTGTTTTCAATAACTGATAGACAGCTTGCTCATGACCAAACCTTTCTAAAACCATTATTTTTTGCATCCCTAACTTTTCTAATACACGACAGGAGGCAATATTTGCAGTTTGCGTTTCCGCAACTATCTTCGATAAATTAAGACTGTCAAATCCATAATGGATAACTGCTAATAATACTTCAAACGCATACCCCTTGCCCCAATATTGAGGCAAAAATTGATAACTCAGCTCATATGTTGATTTTTCATGATATGCATCAATCGATACTAAACCAATAAACTCATTTTTATTTTTTAATGAAATGCAAAAATAGGAATTAGGATAAGGTGCCTTTAGCATGCTGTCAAAAGAAGCATAAATGTAGCTTTTATCTGGTATCCCTCCGAGAAAGGCTCTGACATCTTCATTACAATACAATGAATAAACATCTTCAATATCGTTTGGCTTCACAGACTGTATTTTACAATTTTCAGTTATTATCATAACTTGTTGCCTCGCTATTCAAATTTTCTTTATTATGACAAAGCTATAACAGGAAATCAAACACAATTTTACATAAATATGTTCCATTTACTAAAAATAAAAGACCTGCTTCGATACAATATCGAACACAGGCCAAAACGTTATTTCATTATTGGAAGCTCCTTTAAGCTTTCTTGTCTAGCTTCCCACTCTTCTCTTAACAAACCCATACGTATGGAATCATAATAGACACCCTCGTAAAAACGTACTTTACGAATTTTCGCTTCCAATTGCATCCCCAATTTTTCTCCGACGCGAATCATCCGCTTATTTCCCGACCATGTCGTAAAGCCAACACGGACAAGTGGCATCGTTGAAAATAAGTGATCAATCCATAGTGTCATTGCTCTAGTGCCAAGTCCTTTGCCCCAATTATGAGACTCATGAAAAACAATGCCCATTTCTAACCATTTAGAAGGCTCATGCTCCCAATAATAAGAAATAACGCCACAAATAATGCCATCAGCCTCGATTGCCCAAAAGTTTTTCTGATTAATAAATTGCTGTGATGTTAACATAAAATCATGCAATGATTTAGCTTGATGTGGAAAATAAGGAGCATCCCATTTTTTCCATTCTGGTTGCTCGTCTTTATAAATAAGCTCCCAAATGCGCTCTAAGTCTGACTCAATGATAGGACGAAGGTTTAATTCTTGATCTGTGTACATAAGCAGCCTCTTTTCAATGATTATTCATTTTTTTACTATTGAAAAGTGGCATATCCTCTATATGCTACTTCTCAATCACGTTCCCAAGCTGTTTCATATTCATCATTCCTTCCATTGTAATTAGGAAAATTATAGCATATTTCCATTTCTAGTATGCTTACTTGCAATTTAAAAATTACTTATTTTCTTTTTCGACCGATTAATAGTGTTACTTGTGCCATTGTAAATGGTAATGAAGATTTTTTTCGGTACGCCACATATTTTGGTTCCCAAAAATCAGCATATTTTAATTTGAAATTTTTTAATCCTTTAAAATGATAGAAGTAATGGCCATGTAAAAATATTTGTGCTGCAATTTTTTCGCTTAAAAAGGAGTATCTCGATTGACCAACATTTGATAATGGCGACATGCCCATATTAAACACGCGATACCCTTGTTCTTTCGCCCATTCAAACAGCGATAAAAAAATGAAATCCATCGTGCCAGACGGTGCTCCTGGTTTAAAACGCATAAGATCGACGGAAATTCTTTCGCCATCGTCATACATTGGCATAATACTAGCAAAGCCCATCACACCTTGAGCTCCTCTTAACACAGCAATGTTCGACTTACTCAAATAGTTTTCATCGAAAAAGCCAAGAGAAAAGCCCTTTTCAGCTCTTCCTTGTAGCCACTTTCTTGATACATCTTGCAATTCTTTCATGACTTCCTGTGAATAAGGCGGGCTTAATAATGCAACAGTGTAGTTCTCTCGTTCAAACTTATTCTTTACTGCCCTACTACTTTTCATCTCTTTACCAGTAAACGTGAATTTTTCTAAATCAACAAACGCTTCCTCACCAAGTTTAAAAAAGCTATAGCCATGCTCATGTAAAGAAGGGAAAATTTTATTGTTTATTTCATAAAAAACAGGTGTATACCCATGTTTATCTGCTAACTCTAAAAACTCTTCCATTGCCTGTAAGAAATCACTTTCTTGACCTACTGGATCGCCCAACACAACAATTTTATCTGCAATTATTTGATACGCAAATAATACTGTATTTTTCTCATTCCAGTATACAAATTTATCATGCAAAAATATTAAATGAGAAAACTCCGTCCCTTTATATTCCATTAAATGATTTTTAATTTTATCTTCCTGCTCTTTTGATAGGAGCTTCTCCATTTTTTTAGGTCCGCGCGTAAAATAGCCGAAGTAAAAAATGATACACGCTATGAGGATACCAATAATTGCACTATAAAATAAATCCCGATAGTCGGTAAGAATATAGTATTGTAACGCTGTCGGAATATGAATTTTTGCTGTAGGTAAGTTGACATAGCCGATTAACAAATACATTGTAGTAATGAAAATAACAGCAGCAATGTCAAATAGGATGGCACCCCATGTGAGGACATAACTTTCTCGATAAAATTGTTTTTTCGATGCCATGAGTAACACGGCGACAATTAGTAAAAAAATCGCTTCTTCATAATCAAAACCTTTAATAATGGAAAATATAGCTGAACTACCAAGCACAATAATTGCAAGCTGATAAGCTTTTTTCACCTTATAATTAATTCCCCTACACAACCCTAAAAGGATAAACGCTGCTGCGACTGTCAATTGATGGGAAATATTCATAATGGGTGATGATAAAAACTCCTGGGCAATTTTTAGCCGACTTAGAACGCCTGGTACCGAAGCCGATAGCAATAACACAATACCTGATACAAAAACTAATATCGTTAACAACTTATGACTAATTTTTTGAAAAATAACATTCGGTAAGTCATCCCAAGAACGATTCCAGCGTTCCCAATAATCTTTAATAAATAATAGTACGGATACTAAAAATGGTAATACAAAATAACCAACGCGATACAAAATTAATAAGAAAAGTACTTTTTCTTCACCTATGTCTACACTTTGGGTCCCCCACAGAAAAACAAGGTCGAATGAGCCGACCCCTCCTGGTATCATACTAATTATGCCAGCACACGAGGCTATTAAAAATATGGGTATAAGGGTCGTTAACTCAATAGGAATGTGCAAGATTAATGTTAACATCCAAATAACGAAAAAAACCGCAAGCCATTCTGCTACTGAAGTAATTATTAACTGAAAAGAAACTTTTATGGATAAGGAGCTGCCTTTTTTATAACGAATAAGGTGCATCCCAATAAACGCGGGAACATATAAGCTGACAAGAATAACAGCAATTGAAAGCCACCGATATTCTTTTAGCAATGGGAAATCCCAAAAGAAAATATACATTAGCCACGCTAGTAAGGAAATGCCAGTCAAATAAAAAAGAGTAACGGTGGCAATACTTTTCAGCAAACCTTCTCGATCCTCTTTATATTTTGAATAAAAATAATTGCGTAGAAAAACGCCTACTAAACCACCAAAGCCAATAAGGTTCGAAAATGTATTGACGATAAATGAATTGTTCACCAAAGTACGCTTCTTCATTTTAATTCCTAGTAGTTTCGTTAAAATGACATCGTAAAAAATCATCGGAGTAATCGCACAAAATGCGATGACAAAAATCAATAACAGTTCCCATATTTGCAATTGACTAACTTCATTCCGAAGTAAATGAACATCTACCCCACTTAACGATTGCTGAATTTCATAAATAGCTATCGCTAAGAGTACGATTGGAAATAAAATTTTCAGAAACCGCATTAATGGTTCTTTTCTAATTTTGAACATGTGCTAAACCTACTCCCAAGCTTTCTTAAAAATTTAAAATTGTGTGCGTGCCTGGCACCCAATTTTTATTCTTTCATCGCTTTTTTCACAAAACGATTTATATCCACATCTGCACCAATAAGAAGCATAATATCCCCAAGTAAAATTTTGTCACTTGCCTGTGGCGAAACAATAATATCTGATCCACGCTTTATACCTACGATGTTAATGCCATATTTTGCTCGGATATCTAAATCCATAATAGAGTAGCCTGCAATGGCATCATTTGCTTTTAACTCCATGATAGAGTGCTCATCTGAAAGCTCTAAATAATCGAGCACCGTATTAGACAGCATATTATTAGCAATACGAATCCCCATATCACGTTCAGGATGCACGACAAAATCTGCCCCAATTTTTCTTAGCACTTTTTCATGATAATCATTTTGGGCCTTTACAGTAATTTGCTGAACACCGATTTCTTTTAAAATAATTGTCGTTAAAATACTAGCCTGAATATCTTCGCCAATCGCGACAATCACATGTTCAAAATTACGAATGCCTAATGAATTTAAAACCGATTCATCTGTTGAATCTGCAATAACAGCCTGAGTAGCAATCGCAGCAAATTCATCCACACGTTCTGATGAATGATCTATCGCCATCACTTGCGCTCCTTGACTCATTAATTCACGAACAATGCTTCCCCCAAAACGACCAAGTCCAATGACAGCAAATTCCTTTTTCATCATTACAAATCCCTCCGAAAACTACAATTACTTTATTTTAACTTATATTTCCCCATATGTATCGTCAAAACTGGATACGATTCCCCATTTTATATATTCTATCTATAGCTTTCGACATTCTATCATACAACTATTATTTATACATAAGCTTAACAACATTTAAATATTTTCGAGCACGCTTGAAACGCATCTCTTAAATACCATGACATTCCATCTGCACGTTTCTATAATGGAAGTTAAAAAAAGACGAGGATGTAAATATCCCCGTCTTTCTACAATCAAAATTATGCGTTACGCATTTCATCAAGCACTCGATTTACACGCTTTTCAAGCATTTTCATGCCACTTCCACCAGCTTGCATATGACGAAGCTGACCATCTTTATCGAAAACGAAGTACGCTGGAACATATTGGTTTTCAAATGCATCCGTTAGCTTCATTTCACTATCAACAAAAATTGGTTGCGTAATATCATGCTCTGCCGCAACAGCTTTAATTGTATTTAAATCCGTATCTTCTTCAGAACGAGGCATATGCACAGCAATCACATTTAGTTCATCTTTATATTGATCACGGAAATTATTCACATCTGGCATTGCTTCTTTACATAAATGACAGCTAACTGACCAAAAATGAATTAAAGTTGGTTTTTCGCCTACTAACTCTGCTTTTGTTACTTCCCCATTTAACCACGTTGTTGCGCCTACTAGTTCAGGCATTTGTTCACGAAGTTTCATTAAAAATCCTCCCTAGAAAAAAATATCCCCACAAGCGTATCGTGGGGACCCATTATTTATTTTATGCATCCATAACGTTCTAGCGTAATGGTGTTTAGATTTTTTTCGAGCATGCTCGAAAATTATCTTATAAAATCAGTAATTAAAGTGTTGCTTGACCTGGGCGCCAGTTTGCTGGGCATAGACCACCTGTTTGTAAAGCTTGTAGTACACGTAATGTTTCATCAACATCACGGCCAATGTTATTATCGAATACTGTTTGATATTTTAATTCGCCTTCTGGGTCAATAATAAATAAACCACGTAGTGCGATACCTTCTTCTTCAATTAAAACACCATATTCTTTTGAAATCGCATGGTTTGTATCTGCTGCTAATGGGTATTTTAAATCGCCAAGCCCATTTTGAGTGCGATCTGTGTTGATCCATGCTAAGTGTGTGTGGATTGTATCAGTTGATACACCGATTACTTCTGCATCTAAGTCTTCAAACTCGTCATAACGATCGCTCATTGCAGTAATTTCTGTTGGACATACAAAAGTGAAGTCCATTGGGTAGAAGAAAAGTACAGTCCATTTGTCTTGTGCTTTAATTTCTTCTAAAGATACTTTACCAAAAGATTTGTCTGGAAGTACTGCTTCCATTGTGAAGTCTGGGGCTTGTTTACCTACCATGCGTTCTGCCATTATTAATCCCTCCGAATAATATGTAGTTTTATATTCTATTCGCACATGCGAACCGTCTTCTACGATAGCAAAGAAAGCTCAGTTTTTCAACGAAGTTCACTTCTCTATGCTAATCGTTTCCAACGCATTGACAATTATTTGTCATATACCCAAAAATAATCAACTCTACACATTAGTTATTCGCTTCTTTTCGCAAATTTATTCTTGAAAAGCCTAAAAATTTGCATGAAAATACATATGCATTTTTTCTATAAATTTCTTCTACTTTTTTTCTTTCAAAACGATTGCAAATTTTTTATTATTATGTATAATAGTAATGTTTTTAGTAAACTAAAAGTTTCGTTAAAGTAAACTTCGTTTTCTGAAAGTTTATGATTGCTAAACTTCTTCTAGGAGGGAAAGGATGCAAATTGGAGGAAAAATTAAAGCACTTCGTTTGAAAAAAGGTCTTACCCAAGAAGAGCTTGGAGAACGTACTGATCTAAGTAAAGGCTATATTTCACAACTGGAGCGAGATTTGAATTCGCCTTCTATTGAAACGCTTTTTTCATTATTAGAAGTTTTAGGATCGACGCCAAAAGAATTTTTTGATGATGATGCACCAGAACAAAAGGTTGTCTACACTGAGGAAGATCAATCAACCTATACTGATGAAGAAAAAAAATATGA
Proteins encoded in this region:
- a CDS encoding efflux RND transporter permease subunit, yielding MKGLVNFVLKNKLAVWLLTIIITVSGIYSGTRMKMESIPDISIPYLIVMGVYPGATPEQVMNELSIPFEKSIESLEDVKAVYSTSSSNIAQVQVEYDYGIDMDEKKRQLESALDNVKLPEGAQEPTIMAISMNMMPVVALSVSSSKEDIVDLTSTVEDILLPKIEKIDGVASATITGQHIEQVSFKYDEEKMAALGLTEDTVKQMIQASDMSLSLGLYQFTVGEQAVSVDGKVKSVDELKDLLIPVTPSATQPSPFVRLGDIATIEVEGKVQSVSRTNGKDAIAIQIVKGQDANTVTVVNAVKDLIKDEEKRIDGLKVDISLDQGAPIEDSVFTMIEKAVFGGAIAVLIILLFLRDFKSTIISIISIPVSVFMALLLLNWMDITLNIMTLGAITVAIGRVIDDSIVVVENIYRRIHLKQEKLTGRALIREATIEMFKPILSSTLVTVAVFAPLIFVGGMVGELFMPFALTMTFALGASLLVAITIVPALSHFLFRKKIYGEKKESQHQEVGKLATWYRGVLEKALNHKIITSTIAILMLVGSLALTPLIGFSFMGSQEEKVMYLTYTPGTGELNDETEANVAKVEQELMKRKDIDILQVSITDATNADPATMMMGGGAGGALMYLIFDPEMEDFPAAREEVEDYVFNIDQSGEWKSQNFSSMSMSSNEVSYTLYSENLDNLRSAVKDVEETLKDVDGLEDVKSDNEDPYVEHVLKVEQENVLQYGLTTAQIVMALNSTTSQEVLTTVERDGKDINVIVKRDAKAAALSIDDVLKTEIKTALGTTMSIGELVDVEEGTTLNSLSRSKGEYFATVSATIIGDDISKATTAADKKIDKLDLPKGVTTGVSGVAADMQETFTQLGVAMLAAIAIVYFILVVTFGEGLAPFAILFSLPFAVIGAFVGLYVTNQTISVSVMMGLLMLIGIVVTNAIVLVDRIIHMERDGLGMREAILEAGATRLRPILMTAIATIGAMIPMALGSGGSGLISKDLAITVIGGLLSSTLLTLVVVPIVYEMLSKMLKKNRKDIEEN
- a CDS encoding GNAT family N-acetyltransferase → MIITENCKIQSVKPNDIEDVYSLYCNEDVRAFLGGIPDKSYIYASFDSMLKAPYPNSYFCISLKNKNEFIGLVSIDAYHEKSTYELSYQFLPQYWGKGYAFEVLLAVIHYGFDSLNLSKIVAETQTANIASCRVLEKLGMQKIMVLERFGHEQAVYQLLKTT
- a CDS encoding TlpA family protein disulfide reductase, which produces MKLREQMPELVGATTWLNGEVTKAELVGEKPTLIHFWSVSCHLCKEAMPDVNNFRDQYKDELNVIAVHMPRSEEDTDLNTIKAVAAEHDITQPIFVDSEMKLTDAFENQYVPAYFVFDKDGQLRHMQAGGSGMKMLEKRVNRVLDEMRNA
- the mprF gene encoding bifunctional lysylphosphatidylglycerol flippase/synthetase MprF, which translates into the protein MFKIRKEPLMRFLKILFPIVLLAIAIYEIQQSLSGVDVHLLRNEVSQLQIWELLLIFVIAFCAITPMIFYDVILTKLLGIKMKKRTLVNNSFIVNTFSNLIGFGGLVGVFLRNYFYSKYKEDREGLLKSIATVTLFYLTGISLLAWLMYIFFWDFPLLKEYRWLSIAVILVSLYVPAFIGMHLIRYKKGSSLSIKVSFQLIITSVAEWLAVFFVIWMLTLILHIPIELTTLIPIFLIASCAGIISMIPGGVGSFDLVFLWGTQSVDIGEEKVLFLLILYRVGYFVLPFLVSVLLFIKDYWERWNRSWDDLPNVIFQKISHKLLTILVFVSGIVLLLSASVPGVLSRLKIAQEFLSSPIMNISHQLTVAAAFILLGLCRGINYKVKKAYQLAIIVLGSSAIFSIIKGFDYEEAIFLLIVAVLLMASKKQFYRESYVLTWGAILFDIAAVIFITTMYLLIGYVNLPTAKIHIPTALQYYILTDYRDLFYSAIIGILIACIIFYFGYFTRGPKKMEKLLSKEQEDKIKNHLMEYKGTEFSHLIFLHDKFVYWNEKNTVLFAYQIIADKIVVLGDPVGQESDFLQAMEEFLELADKHGYTPVFYEINNKIFPSLHEHGYSFFKLGEEAFVDLEKFTFTGKEMKSSRAVKNKFERENYTVALLSPPYSQEVMKELQDVSRKWLQGRAEKGFSLGFFDENYLSKSNIAVLRGAQGVMGFASIMPMYDDGERISVDLMRFKPGAPSGTMDFIFLSLFEWAKEQGYRVFNMGMSPLSNVGQSRYSFLSEKIAAQIFLHGHYFYHFKGLKNFKLKYADFWEPKYVAYRKKSSLPFTMAQVTLLIGRKRK
- a CDS encoding YhdH/YhfP family quinone oxidoreductase gives rise to the protein MDTFKAIVVKENHDQVIYGLEDVNLDSLSDGEVLVKVAYSSINYKDMLAVQKNGGVIRNYPMIPGIDLSGTIVHTTDNRYTEGQKVIVTGFTMGMSHTGGFAEYARVSGDWIVPLPVNLSLKDAMIFGTAGFTAALSIIALEEKGMDLNKNPRILVTGSTGGVGSIALQILAKIGYKNITALVRKEHQKEVAKSLGATNVIFVNELGEQNKPLNKQNFDFVLDTVGGDIASVLISQISYGGSMSMCGNAGGIKLASTVLPFILRGINLLGIDSVNVPIEDRDYIWEKIANEWNISQTTLINEISLEKLPHTIEAIKNGQHLGRTIIKY
- a CDS encoding GNAT family N-acetyltransferase; translation: MYTDQELNLRPIIESDLERIWELIYKDEQPEWKKWDAPYFPHQAKSLHDFMLTSQQFINQKNFWAIEADGIICGVISYYWEHEPSKWLEMGIVFHESHNWGKGLGTRAMTLWIDHLFSTMPLVRVGFTTWSGNKRMIRVGEKLGMQLEAKIRKVRFYEGVYYDSIRMGLLREEWEARQESLKELPIMK
- a CDS encoding potassium channel family protein, which translates into the protein MKKEFAVIGLGRFGGSIVRELMSQGAQVMAIDHSSERVDEFAAIATQAVIADSTDESVLNSLGIRNFEHVIVAIGEDIQASILTTIILKEIGVQQITVKAQNDYHEKVLRKIGADFVVHPERDMGIRIANNMLSNTVLDYLELSDEHSIMELKANDAIAGYSIMDLDIRAKYGINIVGIKRGSDIIVSPQASDKILLGDIMLLIGADVDINRFVKKAMKE
- a CDS encoding MarR family winged helix-turn-helix transcriptional regulator is translated as MELKDCMNFLLSASQNKVFKYFSKLLEEYGVTPAQYGVLNCLWREGQLSPKQIGEMVFLEAPTVSGILDKMQKAELIERSVDPKNRRNVLVMATQKSKEIRDEVEAATIKLNNKVLQNLTDSDKEVLKKALEVIIKSEF
- a CDS encoding peroxiredoxin, with product MAERMVGKQAPDFTMEAVLPDKSFGKVSLEEIKAQDKWTVLFFYPMDFTFVCPTEITAMSDRYDEFEDLDAEVIGVSTDTIHTHLAWINTDRTQNGLGDLKYPLAADTNHAISKEYGVLIEEEGIALRGLFIIDPEGELKYQTVFDNNIGRDVDETLRVLQALQTGGLCPANWRPGQATL